The Sphingobacterium bambusae genome includes a window with the following:
- a CDS encoding glycoside hydrolase family 16 protein: MFLEQFSFLHVIRVCCLLSLLGACSSSTGLDDEELPTPTDRIISFSGFDWLVRKTGASKEGPGPNLFSDSEDNVWVDEQGRLHLKIVQKGGLWYCSGLLLRQSLGYGKYIFYVASDVSKLDQNVVGGLFTYRTDEEEIDIEFSKWSDPDNMDSQFAVQPSERAGNKVRYNLELTGEQSTHSFDWQPTYIDFFSLQGHSATVTPDNLIRQWRYTGANIPPDTDERLRINLWLFRGQTPSDKKEQEMIIEKVEYIK; this comes from the coding sequence ATGTTTTTAGAACAATTTTCTTTCTTACATGTGATCCGAGTATGTTGTTTGTTAAGCTTGCTCGGCGCATGCTCCTCATCCACGGGCCTGGATGATGAAGAGCTCCCCACGCCTACCGATCGGATTATCTCCTTTTCAGGGTTTGACTGGTTAGTGCGCAAGACAGGGGCAAGCAAGGAGGGACCAGGTCCCAACTTGTTCTCCGATTCGGAGGATAATGTTTGGGTTGACGAGCAAGGGCGCCTCCATTTAAAGATTGTGCAGAAGGGCGGCTTGTGGTATTGTTCGGGGCTGCTGTTGCGGCAAAGTTTGGGCTACGGTAAATATATTTTTTATGTAGCCAGCGACGTCAGTAAGTTGGATCAAAATGTCGTGGGCGGCTTGTTCACCTACCGAACAGATGAGGAGGAGATTGATATCGAATTCTCCAAATGGTCTGACCCGGATAATATGGATTCCCAGTTTGCGGTGCAGCCATCCGAACGCGCAGGAAATAAAGTGCGCTATAACCTCGAGTTGACAGGGGAGCAATCGACGCATTCGTTTGATTGGCAACCCACTTATATCGATTTCTTTAGTCTGCAGGGGCATTCGGCGACGGTAACACCTGATAATCTGATTCGGCAATGGCGTTATACTGGTGCTAATATTCCGCCCGATACGGATGAGCGGCTACGGATAAACCTATGGCTGTTTCGCGGGCAAACCCCTTCCGATAAGAAAGAACAGGAAATGATTATTGAAAAGGTTGAATACATTAAATAG
- a CDS encoding 6-phosphogluconolactonase, which yields MSVLYDNIHVFLTAKEAGQAAGRAVEEHLVLLQKQQKEVRMIFAAAPSQDYLLDYLSQSTKIVWENVVAFNMDEYIGLPVGSPQLFASYLEDRLFSKVTLGAKYTISAEGDINEEIQRVTAAITAAPIDLVCLGIGENGHLAFNDPPVADFDDDQVIKEVELDLVCRQQQVNDGCFATLDDVPATALTLTIPTLLQADALFCVVVGKHKREAVAQAVHGAISTDWPATILRTHANCNYFFDKDSYTE from the coding sequence ATGTCAGTATTGTATGATAACATCCATGTTTTCTTGACGGCAAAGGAAGCGGGGCAAGCAGCAGGGCGTGCAGTTGAGGAGCATCTTGTTTTACTACAAAAGCAGCAGAAAGAAGTTCGGATGATCTTTGCTGCAGCGCCATCACAAGACTATCTGTTAGATTACCTTTCCCAGTCGACGAAAATCGTTTGGGAAAACGTCGTGGCTTTTAATATGGATGAATATATCGGACTTCCTGTAGGGAGTCCGCAGTTATTTGCTTCTTATCTCGAAGATAGACTTTTTTCTAAGGTGACACTTGGTGCTAAATACACGATAAGTGCCGAAGGTGATATTAATGAAGAGATACAGCGGGTGACGGCTGCGATTACTGCTGCACCGATTGATCTGGTGTGTTTGGGTATTGGAGAGAATGGTCACTTGGCTTTTAATGATCCGCCGGTTGCCGATTTCGATGATGATCAGGTAATTAAGGAGGTTGAGTTGGATTTGGTATGTCGGCAACAGCAAGTAAATGACGGCTGCTTTGCAACTTTGGACGATGTTCCTGCTACTGCGCTGACATTGACCATCCCAACGCTGCTTCAAGCAGATGCCCTATTCTGTGTGGTTGTGGGCAAGCACAAGCGCGAAGCTGTAGCTCAAGCTGTGCATGGTGCCATAAGTACAGACTGGCCCGCGACGATTCTGCGCACGCATGCCAACTGTAACTATTTTTTCGATAAAGATTCGTATACCGAATAA
- a CDS encoding glycoside hydrolase family 28 protein yields MKILSLLFCCTLFYCCHSDVQKKPTPLKNSIEEIVKQIGNPHLSTTFINLTDYGAVGDSLIDNKPAFDKAMQACQEKGGGRIIVPAGVYLINGPIHMVDNSCIDLQKGAKLVFGTHAEDYLPVVPTSWEGTLLYNYSPLIYAYKVKNVAIIGEGTIDGNGKDGFSQWYDKQKPAQRKTREMNHQDTPVEERIFGSGYFLRPQLIQFYQCQNILVEGVTIANSPFWCVHFLKSENIIARKVKFNAFNKNNDGFDPEYSKNILIEDIDFNNADDNVAIKAGRDHEGRKIGISSANIVIRNCRFKGLHGVAIGSEMSAGVENVYVENCAASGYCKRGIYLKSNPDRGGFIRNIHIDNVRFGEVEDALFITSYYHGEGKGYATDIHNIFVSNFYCKRASNAGLAIQGFPTKKVRDIHFSNTKIDSCKTAISLSHTENIVFNDVIIGEEIKVPSAVK; encoded by the coding sequence ATGAAGATTTTATCCCTACTATTTTGTTGCACCTTATTCTACTGCTGTCACAGCGATGTACAAAAAAAGCCTACTCCGCTCAAAAATTCCATCGAAGAGATTGTCAAACAAATTGGAAATCCCCATCTATCTACGACTTTTATCAATTTGACGGATTACGGAGCTGTTGGCGACTCCCTGATCGATAACAAACCCGCCTTTGATAAGGCTATGCAAGCATGTCAAGAAAAAGGAGGAGGAAGGATCATCGTCCCAGCCGGTGTTTACCTTATCAACGGCCCCATACATATGGTCGACAACAGCTGTATTGACCTGCAAAAAGGAGCCAAGCTAGTCTTCGGAACGCACGCGGAGGATTATCTCCCCGTTGTGCCCACTAGCTGGGAAGGAACACTGCTTTACAACTATAGCCCATTGATCTATGCATATAAAGTAAAAAATGTGGCAATCATCGGTGAGGGTACGATCGATGGGAATGGCAAAGATGGATTTAGCCAGTGGTACGATAAGCAAAAGCCCGCACAACGGAAAACTCGAGAGATGAACCACCAAGATACACCTGTCGAAGAGCGTATCTTTGGATCAGGCTATTTTTTACGCCCACAACTTATCCAATTTTACCAATGTCAAAACATTCTCGTGGAAGGCGTCACCATAGCAAATTCCCCTTTTTGGTGCGTACACTTCTTAAAGTCGGAAAACATCATAGCGCGAAAAGTGAAATTCAATGCATTCAACAAAAACAATGATGGTTTTGATCCAGAGTATTCGAAAAATATACTAATCGAAGACATCGATTTCAACAATGCCGATGACAATGTCGCCATCAAGGCTGGTCGCGATCACGAAGGTAGGAAAATCGGCATCAGCTCAGCAAATATTGTGATACGAAACTGCCGCTTTAAAGGGCTACATGGTGTGGCAATAGGAAGCGAGATGTCTGCAGGTGTCGAAAACGTATATGTAGAGAACTGCGCTGCTTCCGGCTATTGCAAAAGAGGCATCTACTTGAAATCAAATCCCGACAGAGGGGGCTTTATCCGTAATATCCACATCGATAATGTCCGTTTTGGGGAAGTGGAAGATGCCTTGTTTATCACATCCTACTACCATGGTGAAGGCAAAGGATATGCAACAGACATCCATAACATATTCGTGAGCAACTTTTATTGCAAGAGAGCCAGCAATGCCGGATTAGCTATTCAAGGATTCCCGACAAAAAAGGTAAGGGACATACACTTCTCCAACACAAAAATAGATTCCTGTAAAACAGCGATCAGTCTTAGCCATACGGAAAATATCGTATTCAACGACGTCATTATTGGCGAAGAAATAAAAGTACCATCTGCAGTCAAATAG
- a CDS encoding TetR/AcrR family transcriptional regulator, which translates to MLVKKKRKEVSGLLRNKSKTKERLIAGIGQILEEDTFTGLSVTTVFKKLRVNPKLIYLYFESFDNLVNTFLQRKLEQLEIAAKAERKAYRLNDSADLIEVIIAQMEKFHEDGALKKLIHWSLAERHHKLLKTLQESYMNHFRTLFRLLMRKKTMADRKRLVAALDVLLSGFFFLSMYSSADVFFLGFNMATDVDRQRIFDTLRRLLSAEVHKESARVRSAKMPIKKT; encoded by the coding sequence ATGCTCGTTAAGAAAAAAAGAAAGGAAGTTAGTGGTCTCTTGCGAAACAAGTCCAAGACAAAAGAACGATTAATCGCAGGCATAGGCCAAATCTTGGAAGAAGATACGTTCACCGGACTGTCCGTGACTACCGTGTTCAAAAAGTTACGGGTAAATCCCAAACTTATCTACCTCTATTTTGAAAGTTTCGATAATTTGGTCAATACTTTTCTTCAGAGGAAGTTGGAGCAATTGGAGATTGCCGCAAAAGCAGAGAGAAAAGCGTATCGTCTCAACGATTCTGCAGACCTGATCGAGGTGATCATTGCACAGATGGAAAAATTTCATGAGGATGGCGCCCTTAAGAAGTTGATACATTGGAGTCTGGCAGAAAGGCATCACAAGTTGTTAAAGACATTGCAGGAAAGTTATATGAACCATTTTAGGACGCTTTTTCGACTCCTTATGAGAAAGAAAACCATGGCCGATAGGAAACGTTTGGTCGCTGCATTGGATGTTTTGCTTTCTGGTTTCTTTTTTTTGTCGATGTACAGTTCCGCCGACGTTTTTTTCTTAGGTTTTAATATGGCAACAGATGTAGATCGGCAACGCATCTTTGATACATTAAGGCGCTTGCTTTCAGCGGAGGTTCACAAGGAATCAGCAAGGGTTAGAAGTGCTAAAATGCCTATCAAGAAAACGTAA